In the genome of Streptomyces violaceoruber, the window GATTTGGTGAAGACAGCGTTGGCTCTCTTCACCGGGGTCACCTGGGTCACCTGGAGAGCAACTACGCCCGTGTGTCGGAAGGTCTAGCGCAGTGAGCAGCCGTGCCCGTCGAATCGCCATATCCGTGGCCGCGTCCCTGATGACCTTCTCGCTGGCCTCCTGCGGCATGCTGGGCGCGTCGGAGAGCAGCGACGACGCCAGCCCCACCAAGGGCAACGACCTCCTGGTCGGACTGCTGCTGCCGGAGAAGGAGAACACGCGCTACGAGCAGTTCGACTACCCCTTCTTCAAGAAGAAGGTCGGCGAGCTGACGCGTGACGAGGGCATCGTCAAGTACGCCAACGCCGAGGCCAGCGCCACCAAGCAGGCCGACCAGATGCAGCAGATGATCGAGGACAAGGTCGACGTGATCGTGCTGGACGCGGTCGACGCGCACGCCATCGCGGACGGCGTGCAGAAGGCCAAGGACGCCGGCATCCCCGTCATCGCCTACGACCGGCTGGCCGAGGGCCCGATCGACGCCTACATCTCCTTCGACAACGAGCTGGTCGGCGAGGTCCAGGGCCGCTCGCTCATCGAGGCGCTCGGCGGCGACCCGGAGAGCTCCGCGAAGATCGTCATGATGAACGGCTCGTCCACCGACCCCAACGCCAAGCAGTTCAAGGCGGGCGCGCTGTCGGAGCTGAACGGCAAGGTGACGATCGCCCAGTCCTTCGACACCAAGGACTGGAAGCCGGAGAACGCCGAGGCGAACATGACCGAGGCGATCGAGAAGATCGGCAAGAAGAAGATCGCGGGCGTCTACTCCGCCAACGACGGCATGGCGGGCGGCGTCATCAAGGCCCTGGAGGACGCGGGCGTCACCGACCTGCCGCCGATCACCGGCCAGGACGCGGAACTCGCGGCGGTCCAGCGGATCGTCACCGGCGAGCAGTACATGAGCGTGTACAAGTCCTACCCGCAGGAGGCCGAGA includes:
- a CDS encoding sugar ABC transporter substrate-binding protein, producing the protein MSSRARRIAISVAASLMTFSLASCGMLGASESSDDASPTKGNDLLVGLLLPEKENTRYEQFDYPFFKKKVGELTRDEGIVKYANAEASATKQADQMQQMIEDKVDVIVLDAVDAHAIADGVQKAKDAGIPVIAYDRLAEGPIDAYISFDNELVGEVQGRSLIEALGGDPESSAKIVMMNGSSTDPNAKQFKAGALSELNGKVTIAQSFDTKDWKPENAEANMTEAIEKIGKKKIAGVYSANDGMAGGVIKALEDAGVTDLPPITGQDAELAAVQRIVTGEQYMSVYKSYPQEAENAAEMAVARVQGRDIQFDALARDKVDSPTHKGIPAQLVPVVALTKANIEETVVAEGFYKVTDICTAKYEDACAELGLK